Proteins encoded together in one Capricornis sumatraensis isolate serow.1 chromosome 3, serow.2, whole genome shotgun sequence window:
- the SLC40A1 gene encoding ferroportin: MTRTREQSRQGGCCGSLANYLTSAKFLLYLGHSLSTWGDRMWHFAVSVFLVELYGNSLLLTAVYGLVVAGSVLVLGAIIGDWVDKNARLKVAQTSLVIQNVSVILCGVILMTVFLHKNELLTMYHGWVLTSCYILIITIANIANLASTATAITIQRDWIVVVAGEDRGRLADMNATIRRIDQLTNILAPMAVGQIMTFGSAVIGCGFISAWNLISMCVEYFLLWKVYQKTPALAVKAPPKEETELKRLNLYKESEPKPLEGTHLMGEKDPDIHELEHEQEPSCASQMAEPFRTFRDGWVSYYNQSVFLAGMGLAFLYMTVLGFDCITTGYAYTQGLSGSILSILMGASAITGIMGTVAFTWLRRRCGLVRTGLISGLAQLSCLILCVISVFMPGSPLDLSVSPFEDIRTRFIQTEPLSVTPTKISEIISTTDTHMSNGSVPASIVPEMSSKSVPIISVSLLFAGVIAARIGLWSFDLTVTQLLQENVVESERGIINGVQNSMNYLLDLLHFIMVILAPNPEAFGLLVLISVSFVAMGHIMYFRFAQKTLGSQLFACGHDEQEVTDADQANTSDV, encoded by the exons ATGACCAGGACAAGAGAGCAGAGCCGTCAGGGAGGATGCTGTG GATCCTTAGCAAACTACCTGACCTCTGCAAAATTCCTTCTCTACCTTGGTCATTCTCTGTCTACTTGG GGGGACCGAATGTGGCACTTTGCAGTGTCTGTGTTCCTGGTGGAGCTCTATGGGAACAGCCTTCTCTTGACGGCGGTCTACGGGCTGGTGGTGGCAGGCTCGGTGCTGGTCCTAGGAGCTATCATTGGCGACTGGGTGGATAAGAATGCCAGACTGAAAG TGGCCCAGACTTCACTGGTGATCCAGAACGTTTCGGTCATCCTGTGTGGAGTCATCCTGATGACGGTTTTCCTACATAAGAACGAGCTTCTGACTATGTACCATGGATGGGTTCTT ACTTCATGCTATATCTTGATCATCACGATTGCAAATATTGCAAACTTGGCCAGTACTGCTACTGCAATCACAATCCAAAGGGactggattgttgttgttgcaggagaagacagaggcagaTTAGCAG ATATGAATGCCACAATACGAAGGATTGACCAGTTAACCAACATCTTGGCCCCGATGGCTGTTGGCCAGATTATGACATTTGGCTCTGCAGTCATTGGCTGTGGTTTCATTTCGGCATGGAATTTGATATCCATGTGTGTGGAATACTTTCTGCTCTGGAAAGTTTACCAGAAAACCCCTGCTTTAGCTGTGAAGGCTCCTCCTAAAGAGGAAACTGAGTTGAAACGGCTGAATTTATACAAAG AATCTGAGCCAAAACCCCTGGAGGGAACTCATCTAAtgggtgagaaagaccctgacATCCATGAACTTGAACACGAGCAAGAGCCAAGCTGTGCCTCCCAGATGGCTGAGCCCTTCCGCACTTTCCGAGACGGATGGGTCTCCTATTACAACCAGTCTGTGTTTCTGGCGGGCATGGGTCTTGCTTTCCTCTATATGACTGTCCTGGGCTTCGACTGCATCACTACAGGGTACGCCTACACTCAGGGGCTGAGCGGGTCCATCCTCAGTATTTTGATGGGAGCATCAGCCATAACTGGAATAATGGGAACTGTAGCCTTTACATGGTTGCGTCGAAGGTGTGGCCTGGTTCGGACTGGTCTGATCTCAGGACTCGCACAGCTTTCCTGTTTGATCTTGTGTGTGATCTCCGTCTTCATGCCTGGAAGCCCCTTGGACTTGTCTGTTTCACCTTTTGAAGATATCCGTACTAGGTTCATTCAAACAGAACCACTTTCAGTTACACCTACAAAAATATCTGAAATCATCTCTACAACTGATACGCACATGTCAAACGGGTCTGTTCCTGCTAGTATTGTCCCAGAGATGAGTTCTAAATCCGTGCCTATAATCTCTGTCAGCCTGCTGTTTGCAGGCGTCATTGCTGCTAGAATCG GTCTTTGGTCCTTTGATTTAACTGTGACACAGTTGCTGCAAGAAAATGTTGTTGAATCTGAAAGAGGCATTATAAACGGTGTGCAGAACTCCATGAACTACCTTCTCGATCTTCTGCATTTCATCATGGTCATCCTGGCTCCGAATCCTGAAGCTTTTGGGTTGCTCGTGTTGATTTCAGTCTCCTTTGTGGCAATGGGCCACATCATGTATTTCCGATTTGCCCAGAAAACCCTGGGCTCCCAGCTTTTTGCCTGTGGTCATGATGAGCAAGAAGTTACAGATGCAGATCAAGCTAACACTTCTGACGTGTAA